In Dermatophilus congolensis, a genomic segment contains:
- the fabG gene encoding 3-oxoacyl-ACP reductase FabG translates to MTDARTALITGGNRGIGLATALRLQEAGYRVVVGSRSGQAPEGLDVVTLDVSDTDSVNDGFTAAEELLGSPIEILVANAGITRDMLLMRMKDEDINDVLDTNLVGAIRCARRAAKGMLRLKKGRIVFISSIVGTKGSPGQVNYAASKAGLIGASRSLARELGPRSITSNVIMPGFIATDMTDELPEDLKESYRKEIPLGRMGEATEVANAVEFLVSPGASYVNGVVLPVDGGFAMGS, encoded by the coding sequence ATGACAGACGCGCGAACCGCCCTCATCACCGGAGGAAACCGCGGCATCGGCCTAGCCACCGCTCTGCGACTGCAAGAAGCTGGCTACCGCGTCGTGGTCGGCTCACGCTCCGGCCAAGCCCCCGAAGGCCTCGACGTAGTCACCCTCGATGTCTCCGACACCGACAGCGTCAATGACGGTTTCACTGCCGCCGAAGAACTCCTCGGCAGCCCCATCGAAATCCTCGTCGCCAACGCAGGAATCACCCGAGACATGCTCCTCATGCGCATGAAAGACGAAGACATCAACGACGTCCTAGACACCAACCTCGTCGGAGCCATCCGCTGCGCCCGCCGTGCCGCCAAAGGAATGCTCCGCCTCAAAAAAGGACGCATCGTCTTCATCTCCAGCATCGTTGGCACCAAAGGATCCCCAGGGCAAGTTAACTACGCCGCCAGCAAAGCCGGACTCATCGGCGCATCCCGCTCCCTCGCCCGCGAACTCGGCCCCCGATCCATTACCTCCAACGTGATCATGCCCGGCTTCATCGCCACCGACATGACCGACGAACTCCCCGAAGACCTCAAAGAGAGCTACCGCAAAGAAATCCCCCTCGGCCGCATGGGAGAAGCAACCGAAGTCGCCAACGCCGTAGAGTTCCTCGTCTCACCCGGCGCCTCCTACGTCAACGGCGTCGTCCTACCCGTCGACGGCGGATTCGCGATGGGAAGCTAA
- a CDS encoding DUF3099 domain-containing protein, which yields MTRSEQDGPIVYSISDAPVSARVDHDRRVRGYLISMGIRTASFVLAYVFWFVFELQWVAWVFVALAVVLPYPAVMLANMQEKRSSRGSFERPTRAIGPGSSGGAGGSQVAVRDAGSSTEGSQVPPASGRSWWVG from the coding sequence GTGACACGTAGCGAACAGGATGGCCCGATCGTTTATTCGATTTCGGATGCTCCGGTATCTGCGAGGGTGGACCATGACCGGCGTGTGCGTGGCTATTTGATTTCGATGGGGATTCGTACGGCTTCGTTTGTGTTGGCGTATGTGTTTTGGTTTGTTTTTGAGTTGCAGTGGGTGGCGTGGGTTTTTGTTGCATTGGCGGTGGTGTTGCCGTATCCGGCGGTGATGTTGGCGAATATGCAGGAGAAACGTTCTTCGCGTGGAAGTTTTGAGCGTCCGACGCGGGCTATCGGTCCTGGTTCTTCGGGAGGCGCTGGGGGGTCACAGGTCGCTGTTCGTGATGCTGGGTCTTCTACTGAGGGCTCGCAAGTGCCGCCGGCGTCGGGGCGTTCGTGGTGGGTTGGGTGA
- the glgA gene encoding glycogen synthase produces the protein MRADILSKEYPPNVYGGAGVHVEELVKALRARGDIDVRVRAFGDPVDEPGTSGYPELPELAQANGAIRTLGQDLAIAADVVGADLVHSHTWYANMAGHLGSVLAGIPHVVSAHSLEPLRPWKAEQLGGGYRVSSWIEKTAYEAAAAVIAVSHGMRADILKCYPGLDPDKVKVVHNGIDAHKWAPDHSDAGKDLVRSLGVNPDARSIVFVGRQTRQKGLPYMLRAAKSLPPDVQLVLCAGAPDTPEIGAEIAALMKELQDTRQGVVYIPEHLPRHKVIALETNATVFACPSIYEPLGIVNLEAMACEAAVVATATGGIPEVVVDGQTGWLVDIEQVDDGSGTPVDEDAWVHDLGNALNEAVADPQEARRRGAAGRARAVEQFSWDSIGDKTMQVYESVLV, from the coding sequence GTGCGAGCAGATATTTTGTCCAAGGAATACCCGCCGAATGTGTACGGCGGAGCCGGTGTCCATGTCGAAGAACTAGTTAAGGCTTTGCGGGCACGGGGTGATATCGATGTGCGAGTTCGTGCATTCGGTGACCCCGTCGATGAACCAGGAACCAGCGGCTACCCCGAACTGCCCGAACTAGCGCAGGCAAACGGCGCTATCCGAACCCTAGGCCAGGACCTTGCGATAGCAGCTGACGTTGTTGGCGCTGACCTTGTTCATAGCCACACGTGGTACGCGAACATGGCTGGCCATCTCGGATCTGTGCTGGCAGGGATTCCGCACGTAGTGTCAGCACACAGCCTGGAGCCATTACGGCCATGGAAAGCAGAGCAGCTCGGCGGCGGCTATCGTGTTTCTAGCTGGATCGAGAAAACAGCCTACGAAGCCGCCGCGGCCGTGATCGCAGTCAGCCACGGCATGCGCGCCGACATCCTTAAGTGCTACCCCGGCCTAGACCCAGACAAAGTCAAGGTGGTGCACAACGGTATTGACGCGCACAAATGGGCCCCGGATCACTCAGATGCAGGCAAAGACCTTGTTCGCTCTCTAGGGGTGAACCCCGATGCTCGCTCAATCGTGTTTGTGGGCCGCCAAACCCGTCAGAAAGGGTTGCCGTACATGCTGCGTGCGGCGAAGTCGTTGCCACCAGATGTGCAGCTGGTTTTGTGCGCTGGCGCCCCTGACACTCCCGAAATCGGGGCCGAGATCGCTGCTTTGATGAAAGAACTGCAGGATACGCGCCAAGGCGTGGTGTACATCCCTGAGCATCTTCCACGTCACAAGGTGATTGCGTTGGAAACGAACGCCACCGTGTTCGCATGCCCCTCGATTTATGAACCGCTGGGAATCGTGAACTTGGAGGCGATGGCATGCGAAGCGGCCGTGGTGGCCACCGCAACTGGCGGCATCCCGGAGGTTGTTGTTGATGGCCAGACCGGGTGGCTGGTCGATATCGAGCAGGTCGATGATGGATCAGGAACTCCAGTTGATGAGGATGCTTGGGTTCACGATTTGGGCAATGCTTTGAATGAGGCTGTCGCTGACCCGCAGGAGGCGCGGCGTCGAGGTGCTGCTGGTCGAGCGCGGGCGGTGGAACAGTTCTCGTGGGACTCCATCGGCGATAAGACGATGCAGGTGTATGAATCTGTGCTCGTGTAG
- the glgC gene encoding glucose-1-phosphate adenylyltransferase yields MPTTKKRNPNVLAIVLAGGEGKRLMPLTADRAKPAVPFGGVYRLIDFALSNVVNSGYLKVVVLTQYKSHSLDRHISRTWRMSNMLGNYVAPIPAQQRKGKQWYMGSADAIYQSLNTLDDERPDIVVVVGADHVYRMDFSQMVEQHVETGAGITVAAIRQPIALGDQFGVIEVDEADNCKIGAWREKPTDAKGLPDSPEEVLASMGNYVFDADVLRDVIMQDAENEDSDHDMGGDIVPHFVDRGEGFVYDFNNNEIPGATDRDRAYWRDVGTIDSYYEANMDLIQIEPIFNLYNYDWPLFTSMSVPYPPAKFVHNEEGRRGEALNSVTSHGTIISGGKVNGSVISPNVLVNSYSEVDHSVLLDNVKVGRKATIRRAILDKNVVVEPGATVGVDPEVDRAAGWHVSDGGVVVVPKGAVVRAQE; encoded by the coding sequence ATGCCCACGACCAAGAAACGCAACCCCAACGTTTTGGCTATCGTCCTGGCTGGCGGTGAAGGCAAACGACTCATGCCGCTCACTGCTGATCGGGCAAAACCTGCGGTCCCCTTTGGGGGCGTATATCGCCTCATCGACTTTGCTCTCAGTAACGTCGTGAACTCCGGCTACCTGAAGGTGGTCGTGCTCACACAATACAAATCTCATTCCCTTGACCGGCACATTTCGCGCACGTGGCGGATGTCAAACATGCTCGGTAACTATGTGGCTCCTATCCCTGCGCAGCAGCGCAAGGGGAAGCAGTGGTACATGGGCAGCGCTGATGCGATTTATCAGAGCTTGAACACTCTGGACGATGAGCGGCCTGACATCGTTGTGGTGGTTGGCGCTGATCACGTCTACCGCATGGATTTCAGCCAGATGGTTGAGCAACACGTCGAGACGGGTGCGGGCATCACCGTCGCGGCGATTCGTCAGCCGATTGCGTTGGGTGACCAGTTCGGTGTGATCGAGGTCGATGAGGCCGATAACTGCAAGATTGGCGCATGGCGGGAAAAACCAACGGATGCTAAGGGTTTGCCTGACTCTCCGGAGGAAGTTCTCGCCTCAATGGGCAACTATGTTTTCGACGCTGACGTGCTGCGCGATGTGATTATGCAAGACGCGGAGAATGAGGACAGCGACCACGACATGGGCGGGGACATCGTTCCTCATTTCGTTGACCGTGGTGAGGGGTTCGTTTACGACTTCAACAACAACGAGATCCCTGGCGCTACCGATCGAGACCGGGCGTATTGGCGTGATGTGGGCACGATCGACTCGTACTACGAGGCAAACATGGATCTGATCCAGATAGAGCCGATCTTCAACCTGTACAACTACGACTGGCCGTTGTTTACGAGCATGTCGGTGCCGTACCCGCCGGCGAAGTTCGTGCATAACGAGGAGGGGCGTCGTGGGGAGGCGCTGAACTCGGTCACTTCCCACGGGACGATCATTTCTGGTGGCAAAGTCAATGGGTCGGTGATCTCACCGAATGTGCTGGTAAACAGCTACAGCGAGGTGGATCATTCGGTGTTGTTGGACAACGTGAAGGTGGGGCGTAAGGCAACTATTCGCCGCGCGATCCTCGATAAAAACGTGGTGGTTGAACCCGGCGCCACGGTGGGTGTGGATCCTGAGGTGGATCGTGCGGCGGGCTGGCATGTCAGCGATGGCGGTGTGGTGGTGGTTCCTAAGGGTGCGGTTGTGCGCGCGCAGGAGTGA
- a CDS encoding N-acetyltransferase → MTTTANPHHALGRDVWTAARHPLARFLRGLAAGEPIPNDGAWTRVTPWGPNIQAILCFGTHSILAVSYDFTDNQLEEIGVNGGPEATSARVLNHLAGPTGWIGAPNMLMLAAGTGNENGDSEPLVSRPDLNQRPTVEIARRTMTEVQVLGHPNPEEHDVVVIGNGVGGLRGIAVEIAPERRGQGHGPDLLHRALASIPENEVIASAVFAGDAAMAAAFMAEGFTHIGSIQYFSSRPERR, encoded by the coding sequence ATGACCACGACCGCAAACCCTCACCACGCCCTCGGCCGTGACGTATGGACAGCCGCCCGTCACCCCCTCGCACGATTTCTGCGCGGACTCGCCGCCGGAGAACCCATCCCTAACGACGGCGCCTGGACCCGAGTCACCCCCTGGGGGCCAAACATCCAAGCCATACTCTGCTTCGGCACCCACTCAATCCTGGCCGTCTCCTACGACTTCACCGACAACCAGCTCGAAGAAATAGGAGTCAACGGCGGCCCAGAAGCCACCAGCGCCCGCGTGCTCAACCACCTCGCCGGCCCCACAGGCTGGATCGGTGCACCCAACATGCTCATGCTTGCCGCCGGCACCGGAAACGAAAACGGCGACTCCGAACCCCTCGTCAGCCGCCCCGACCTCAACCAGCGACCCACCGTCGAAATCGCCCGCCGCACCATGACCGAAGTGCAAGTACTCGGCCACCCCAACCCCGAAGAACACGACGTCGTCGTCATCGGTAACGGCGTTGGAGGCCTACGCGGCATCGCTGTCGAAATCGCCCCCGAACGGCGAGGCCAAGGACACGGCCCCGACCTGCTCCACCGCGCCTTAGCCAGCATCCCAGAAAACGAAGTCATCGCCTCAGCAGTTTTCGCCGGTGACGCCGCCATGGCAGCAGCGTTCATGGCCGAAGGGTTCACCCACATCGGCAGCATCCAATACTTCAGCTCACGCCCCGAACGACGCTAA
- the fabI gene encoding enoyl-ACP reductase FabI yields the protein MPILEGKTIAITGVLTESSIAFHVAKLAQEQGANVILTSFGRTMKITSAIARRLPSTAPVIELDASKPEDFEAFADRIGEHSDHLDGVLHSIGFAPKPAFDFIDATWEDVAPALHISAYSLKALAVAAEPLMRPGSAIVGLTLDASVAWNGYDWMGVAKAAFESTSRYVARDMGPKGIRCNLIAAGPISTTAATSIPQFSRFAEWGEHSPLGWDISDPVPAAKGCIALLSDWFPATTGEIVHVDGGFHSLGG from the coding sequence ATGCCGATCCTCGAAGGCAAAACCATCGCCATCACCGGCGTCCTCACCGAATCCTCAATCGCGTTCCACGTCGCCAAACTCGCCCAAGAACAGGGCGCAAACGTCATCCTCACCTCCTTCGGTCGCACGATGAAAATCACCAGCGCCATCGCCCGCCGACTGCCCAGCACCGCCCCCGTCATCGAACTCGACGCATCTAAACCCGAAGACTTCGAAGCCTTCGCTGACCGCATCGGCGAACACAGCGACCACCTCGACGGCGTACTGCACTCCATCGGATTCGCGCCCAAGCCCGCATTCGACTTCATCGACGCCACCTGGGAAGACGTAGCCCCCGCACTACACATCTCCGCCTACTCCCTCAAAGCACTCGCCGTCGCCGCCGAACCACTCATGCGCCCCGGCAGCGCCATCGTCGGGCTCACCCTCGATGCATCTGTTGCCTGGAACGGATACGACTGGATGGGTGTAGCTAAAGCCGCCTTCGAATCAACCTCACGCTACGTAGCCCGCGACATGGGACCCAAAGGCATCCGCTGCAACCTCATCGCAGCCGGCCCCATCAGCACCACCGCAGCAACATCCATCCCACAATTCTCCCGCTTCGCTGAATGGGGCGAACACTCCCCGCTGGGATGGGACATCAGTGACCCCGTGCCGGCAGCCAAAGGATGCATCGCCCTGTTGTCAGACTGGTTCCCCGCCACCACCGGTGAAATTGTCCATGTCGACGGCGGATTCCACTCTCTGGGCGGCTAA